A genome region from Arachis duranensis cultivar V14167 chromosome 8, aradu.V14167.gnm2.J7QH, whole genome shotgun sequence includes the following:
- the LOC107460174 gene encoding E3 ubiquitin-protein ligase ATL23, with protein sequence MLDSVLLALFLPCLGMSAIFTVYMCLLWYATTRHSADRLPVKPVSEKGLSSSDLEKLPKIPGKELVMGSECAVCLDEIENEQPARLVPGCNHGFHVECADTWLSKNPLCPVCRAKLDPQLFTPQSHC encoded by the coding sequence ATGCTCGATTCGGTTCTGTTGGCGCTCTTTCTGCCATGCCTTGGCATGAGCGCCATCTTTACAGTCTACATGTGCCTTCTCTGGTACGCCACCACCCGTCACTCGGCTGACAGGCTACCGGTTAAGCCAGTCTCTGAGAAGGGCCTCTCCTCCTCTGACTTGGAAAAGCTACCGAAAATCCCCGGTAAGGAACTGGTCATGGGCTCCGAATGCGCCGTCTGCCTCGATGAGATCGAGAACGAGCAACCGGCTCGCCTGGTTCCTGGTTGCAACCACGGGTTCCATGTTGAATGCGCTGATACCTGGCTCTCCAAGAACCCGCTATGTCCGGTTTGTAGAGCCAAGCTTGACCCTCAGCTTTTCACTCCTCAGAGCCATTGCTGA
- the LOC107460122 gene encoding uncharacterized protein LOC107460122 yields MSDRVLLKVYYFGQILLQTTEGVKFICENPLDVVIPFVISFEELKGVICEKIDSERARKISCMLYRYPIPVFGGFVQYQTKYVTDEASMQEMFSMYFENRFQISWIEMYVEFEQSEADRNILREDYNSDSEEEFESNYEFVAPNGDEDEGDAPMAPDVTEVANALGNEVPFEEPSFMRILDLEAMHVPEFPEYMTAAEIPIVEDGEFGIGMEFSSREAVIKAVKDYNIRRSVDYRVFESEPLTFYAKCTQYGSGCDWLIRVSLISRRYCWVIRRYNGSHTCTRATISQDHSKLDSITIAEVIKPLVEADPALKVKSVIAEVQSKFNYTVSYRKAWLAKQKAVEKIFGGWEASYEALPIWFETMCHKEPSTVVYFETMPAYQGDELVGDIRVDGTHLYGKYKGCLLVAVSQDGNNNIVPIAFAIVEGETSDAWHFFLSNLRQHVVTRDGVGLISDRHESINAAVERRYFRTVREYEVRYERLRERGEAYTNWLNRIPREQYALAFDGGYRWGHMKTNLVECINSVLKGARNLPITALVKATFYRLNELFTRKRAEAEARINAGHVFSEIVTSKLHANQLASGNIQVSCFDRQNEVFEVWEMPSEMEFAVDLRGLRCDCGEFQVDRIPCRHVFACCANQRLDWQMYVHDVYKMDQVRRVYRARFRPLGNPATWPAYIGPRFIPNPYLRRVTKGRPRMTRFLNEMDTRMLRRPRRCTLCGAEGHSRSRCRQTGATNTNRGAP; encoded by the exons ATGAGTGATAGAGTATTACTAAAAGTATACTACTTTGGTCAGATCTTGTTACAAACGACTGAAGGAgttaaatttatttgtgaaaatccaCTAGATGTTGTTATTCCCTTTGTTATCTCATTTGAAGAGTTGAAAGGTGTAATATGTGAAAAGATTGATTCTGAGAGGGCAAGAAAGATATCGTGTATGCTATACAGATATCCCATACCGGTGTTTGGTGGATTCGTCCAGTATCAAACTAAATATGTGACGGATGAAGCGAGCATGCAGgagatgttttcaatgtatTTTGAAAATCGGTTCCAGATCTCATGGATCGAGATGTATGTTGAGTTCGAACAATCTGAGGCAGACCGGAATATTCTACGGGAAGATTATAATAGTGACAGTGAGGAAGAGTTCGAAAGCAACTATGAATTTGTTGCTCCAAATGGAGATGAAGATGAAGGTGACGCACCCATGGCCCCAGATGTCACGGAAGTGGCAAATGCACTCGGGAACGAAGTTCCGTTTGAGGAGCCATCCTTCATGCGAATTTTAGATCTGGAAGCCATGCATGTTCCAGAATTTCCAGAATATATGACTGCAG CAGAAATTCCTATTGTGGAAGACGGTGAATTTGGCATAGGTATGGAGTTCAGTTCAAGAGAAGCTGTTATTAAGGCGGTAAAAGACTATAACATACGACGAAGCGTAGACTACCGGGTGTTTGAGTCTGAGCCGTTGACATTTTATGCCAAGTGTACACAATATGGGTCAGGGTGTGATTGGCTTATTAGGGTTAGCTTGATCAGCAGGAGGTACTGTTGGGTTATAAGGAGGTATAATGGTAGTCACACATGTACTAGAGCCACCATTTCACAGGATCATTCGAAGCTGGATTCTATCACAATTGCAGAAGTAATTAAGCCACTGGTTGAGGCGGACCCAGCATTGAAGGTAAAATCGGTTATAGCTGAAGTCCAATCGAAGTTCAACTACACCGTCAGTTACCGGAAAGCATGGTTGGCTAAGCAAAAAGcagttgaaaaaatatttggtggTTGGGAGGCATCTTATGAAGCGTTGCCAATATGGTTTGAGACCATGTGTCACAAGGAGCCATCAACTGTTGTCTATTTTGAGACTATGCCTGCATATCAAGGGGATGAGTTGGTGGGTGATATTCGG GTGGATGGGACGCACTTATACGGAAAGTATAAGGGTTGTTTGCTTGTGGCAGTTTCACAAGATGGCAACAACAATATCGTCCCAATTGCATTTGCTATTGTGGAGGGAGAGACCTCTGATGCATGGCATTTTTTCCTTAGCAACCTTCGTCAACATGTTGTAACTCGTGATGGTGTGGGACTAATATCCGACAGGCACGAATCCATAAATGCGGCTGTGGAACGCA GATATTTTAGGACGGTGCGAGAGTATGAGGTGCGTTACGAGCGGTTACGGGAACGTGGTGAGGCGTACACAAACTGGTTAAACCGAATTCCTCGCGAGCAGTACGCATTGGCCTTCGATGGTGGGTATCGATGGGGGCACATGAAAACGAATCTTGTGGAGTGCATTAATTCAGTTTTGAAGGGTGCACGCAATCTCCCCATAACTGCTCTTGTGAAGGCAACATTCTACAGGCTAAATGAGTTATTCACCCGAAAAAGAGCGGAGGCGGAAGCAAGGATCAATGCTGGGCATGTGTTCTCTGAAATCGTGACCTCCAAGTTGCATGCAAACCAACTTGCATCAGGAAATATTCAGGTTAGTTGCTTTGACCGCCAGAATGAGGTCTTTGAGGTTTGGGAGATGCCAAGTGAAATGGAGTTTGCAGTCGATCTACGTGGCCTACGATGTGACTGTGGTGAGTTCCAGGTGGACAGGATCCCCTGCAGACATGTATTCGCATGTTGTGCCAACCAGCGACTGGATTGGCAAATGTATGTACATGATGTGTATAAGATGGACCAAGTGCGGCGGGTGTACCGAGCAAGGTTTAGGCCACTGGGTAATCCTGCTACATGGCCTGCTTACATAGGACCTAGGTTCATTCCGAATCCGTACCTAAGACGGGTGACGAAGGGTCGCCCAAGGATGACGCGTTTTCTGAATGAGATGGACACGCGGATGTTACGTCGTCCTAGGAGATGTACTTTATGTGGGGCTGAAGGACATAGTCGTAGTAGATGCCGTCAGACAGGTGCTACGAATACCAACAGAGGTGCCCCCTAG